Proteins co-encoded in one Ralstonia sp. RRA genomic window:
- a CDS encoding site-specific integrase, giving the protein MSKLPRGIRLAQWLNKDGSTTTKYRVEITRKDWKGKRNNLFDTLNEAKAFLIMSKDKKGQAFIYQIDDEEEELKRKEREKLEQTEYNSSDYSFGYFAKKYLDNYVFNEVADTELKRRNQAMKKAFITKICSISIEDRHITKEEKERDGIEHVETVYRYFKALDVRTEIDHIDINNYIKVRLKGDKKNRAIKPVSVVRELTFISNVFNKLIHFDTKLKDVRNPIKDYDKSLLRNVINVRKRILNEEEELKFFEVINGYSNPQLANICKLSLLTSMRRSEIVYLRKDQIKDNYTYLHLPITKSGKFRDVYLDETAKQFLKNLEPAKKAKDGRFFTYSIMGFGKVFAELMEKNGLKDTHFHDLRRTKISRMLSIGGDSNTILIAKILGFQSVRKFEEIHLTDKHKGLNSQSGMLSSFGHGNIDTNFKHYFNLHLDGVKKLNRLKILKEKKQNNIINQEEESELLSLLLELTSS; this is encoded by the coding sequence ATGTCCAAGCTCCCCCGTGGTATCAGACTTGCTCAATGGTTGAACAAGGATGGTTCTACAACTACAAAGTATAGAGTAGAAATCACTAGAAAAGATTGGAAGGGAAAACGAAACAATCTTTTTGATACTCTTAATGAAGCAAAAGCATTTCTTATCATGTCAAAAGATAAGAAAGGTCAAGCATTCATTTATCAGATTGATGATGAAGAAGAAGAATTGAAACGGAAGGAAAGAGAGAAATTAGAACAAACTGAATACAATAGTTCCGATTACTCTTTTGGATATTTTGCTAAAAAATATCTTGATAATTATGTTTTTAATGAAGTGGCTGATACAGAACTAAAACGAAGAAATCAAGCCATGAAAAAAGCATTTATCACAAAAATCTGTTCTATCTCAATTGAAGATAGACACATTACCAAAGAAGAAAAAGAAAGGGATGGCATTGAACATGTTGAAACCGTTTATCGTTATTTCAAAGCCCTTGATGTTAGAACAGAAATAGACCATATTGATATAAATAACTATATCAAGGTTAGATTGAAAGGCGATAAGAAAAACAGAGCTATTAAGCCTGTTTCTGTTGTTCGTGAACTCACATTTATTTCAAATGTATTCAACAAACTGATTCACTTTGATACGAAATTAAAAGATGTTAGAAATCCAATCAAAGACTATGATAAATCATTACTTCGTAATGTTATCAATGTGAGAAAGAGAATTCTAAATGAAGAAGAAGAACTGAAATTCTTTGAAGTCATCAATGGATATTCAAATCCACAACTTGCTAATATTTGTAAATTATCTTTACTTACTTCTATGCGAAGAAGTGAGATTGTCTATTTGAGAAAAGACCAAATCAAAGATAATTACACATACCTTCATTTGCCAATTACAAAATCTGGAAAATTTCGTGATGTGTATTTAGATGAAACAGCAAAGCAATTTTTGAAGAACCTTGAACCAGCAAAAAAAGCGAAAGATGGTCGCTTCTTCACATATTCAATTATGGGTTTTGGAAAGGTATTTGCTGAACTCATGGAAAAGAATGGATTAAAAGATACCCATTTCCATGATTTGAGAAGAACCAAGATTTCCCGTATGTTGTCGATTGGTGGTGATTCCAATACTATCTTGATTGCTAAAATTCTTGGCTTCCAATCAGTTAGGAAGTTTGAAGAAATCCACCTTACAGATAAACATAAGGGGTTAAATTCTCAATCTGGCATGTTGTCCAGCTTCGGACATGGAAACATAGATACAAACTTCAAACACTACTTCAATCTACATTTGGATGGAGTAAAGAAATTGAATAGATTGAAGATTTTGAAAGAAAAGAAACAAAACAATATTATCAATCAAGAAGAAGAAAGTGAACTGTTATCATTGTTGCTTGAATTGACTTCATCTTGA
- the msrA gene encoding peptide-methionine (S)-S-oxide reductase MsrA, with protein sequence MENQQVSSGVDTPKNLEIAVLGAGCFWCLEAVFQQVQGVRSVVSGYEGGHVDHPSYRAVCNGDTGHAEVVKVEFDPAVIPYREILDIFFAIHDPTTPDRQGNDVGPQYRSAIFAQSPEQLATARKAIDELGASDIFEAPIVTELVDASDGKVTFWRAEDEHQNYFRDHPAQGYCAFVISPKVAKFRKQFAHRLQG encoded by the coding sequence ATGGAAAATCAACAGGTTAGCAGTGGTGTGGACACCCCAAAAAACCTTGAAATAGCAGTGTTAGGAGCGGGATGTTTTTGGTGCCTGGAAGCCGTGTTCCAGCAAGTGCAAGGCGTGCGCAGCGTGGTGTCCGGATACGAAGGTGGCCATGTTGACCACCCCAGCTATCGCGCCGTCTGTAATGGCGACACCGGCCATGCTGAAGTCGTGAAGGTGGAATTCGACCCGGCGGTGATCCCCTACCGCGAGATCCTCGACATCTTCTTCGCCATCCACGACCCGACCACGCCGGATCGCCAGGGCAACGATGTCGGGCCGCAGTACCGCTCGGCCATCTTTGCGCAATCGCCCGAGCAGTTGGCGACAGCGCGTAAGGCCATCGATGAACTTGGCGCCAGCGACATCTTCGAAGCGCCCATCGTGACGGAGCTGGTGGATGCCAGCGACGGCAAGGTGACCTTCTGGCGTGCGGAAGACGAGCACCAGAACTACTTCCGCGATCACCCGGCGCAGGGCTACTGCGCATTCGTCATCTCGCCCAAGGTGGCGAAATTCCGCAAGCAGTTCGCACACCGCTTGCAGGGCTAA
- a CDS encoding DUF72 domain-containing protein → MTANAPLDDLFGTPQDNAAAAESAKPASKPKRPPTRQGVQPAAVAPDVAALAQRLLRGLHGLRIGTSSWSYPGWDGLVYAGEYSDSMLARKGLAAYAQHPLLRTVSIDRGFYAPIPLADYVAYAASVPEDFRFAVKAPAAVCDAWIRELDGRGRMANPAFLNAEFAIRDFVDPATRGLGTQCGPLVFQLSPLGALAEDATGFVERLEAFLAALPPLDPQLNPDAVYAVELRDATLLTPRFIKMLRAAGVRYCVGLHERMPAVDRQAAAVALLDEGAGGPLVVRWNLNSRYRYAQAEAAYKPFDKLVDEDPFSRETLADMAVAALAAGRKVTILVSNKAEGSSPLSCIKLAEAIAARLPADAA, encoded by the coding sequence TTGACCGCCAACGCCCCCCTCGACGATCTGTTCGGCACGCCGCAAGACAACGCTGCGGCGGCCGAATCAGCCAAACCCGCTTCCAAACCCAAGCGCCCTCCTACCCGACAGGGCGTGCAGCCAGCCGCGGTTGCGCCCGACGTGGCGGCGCTCGCGCAGCGTCTGCTGCGCGGGCTGCATGGGTTACGCATTGGCACGTCGTCGTGGTCGTATCCGGGGTGGGATGGGCTGGTGTATGCGGGCGAGTATTCCGATTCGATGCTCGCGCGCAAGGGGTTGGCGGCGTACGCCCAACACCCGCTGCTGCGCACGGTCAGCATCGACCGTGGCTTCTATGCGCCGATTCCATTGGCGGATTACGTAGCCTACGCAGCCAGCGTGCCGGAGGATTTCCGCTTTGCGGTAAAGGCACCCGCCGCTGTGTGCGATGCGTGGATTCGCGAGCTGGACGGCCGCGGCCGCATGGCCAACCCAGCCTTCCTGAATGCCGAGTTCGCGATCCGCGATTTTGTCGATCCGGCCACGCGCGGGCTCGGCACGCAGTGCGGGCCGCTGGTGTTCCAGCTCTCGCCACTGGGCGCGCTGGCTGAAGATGCCACTGGCTTTGTGGAACGGCTCGAAGCGTTCCTGGCCGCGCTGCCGCCGCTCGATCCGCAACTCAATCCCGATGCCGTTTATGCGGTGGAACTGCGCGACGCCACGCTGCTCACGCCACGCTTCATCAAGATGCTGCGCGCGGCAGGCGTGCGCTACTGCGTTGGCCTGCATGAGCGGATGCCGGCGGTCGACCGGCAAGCCGCGGCCGTTGCGCTATTGGATGAAGGTGCGGGCGGCCCGCTCGTGGTGCGCTGGAACCTGAACAGCCGCTACCGCTACGCGCAGGCCGAAGCGGCGTACAAACCGTTCGACAAGCTCGTCGATGAAGATCCGTTCTCGCGCGAGACGCTGGCCGACATGGCGGTGGCCGCGCTGGCTGCCGGGCGCAAGGTGACGATCCTGGTCAGCAACAAGGCCGAGGGATCTTCCCCGCTGTCGTGCATCAAGCTGGCCGAGGCCATCGCCGCGCGCCTGCCGGCAGACGCAGCATAG
- a CDS encoding cyclopropane-fatty-acyl-phospholipid synthase family protein: MLFHQAIDRKLEHWIKEIRESANLPIRLRLWNGDQYELGRFDQPRVTLTVREASALPLLLSPTLNNLGEAYVQEKIDLDGKLADIINVAYGLATSAATTSGNALARVVRHFAHTKEGDKESIQYHYDVSNDFYKLWLDQNMIYSCAYFENGDETLDEAQLKKIDHILTKIRLQPGQTLLDIGCGWGALVLRAAQKYGARCLGVTLSQNQYDLATERVRAAGLQDQIEIRIQDYRDLTGQFDRITSVGMFEHVGRKNLPGYFRRMHDLLADGGIAMNHGITSTDPDGGEASMGGGDFIDRYVFPQGELPHISLALSAAQDGGLEALDVESLRRHYARTLEHWAERFETNGDTIRAMVGEKKYRIWRVYLAGCAHAFDADEISIFQTVLQKAGQSAASIPWSRRFIYT; the protein is encoded by the coding sequence ATGCTTTTCCATCAGGCGATTGACCGCAAACTCGAGCACTGGATCAAGGAGATCCGCGAGTCCGCCAACCTCCCGATCCGTCTGCGTCTATGGAACGGTGACCAGTACGAACTGGGCCGTTTCGACCAACCGCGCGTCACGCTCACCGTGCGCGAAGCCAGCGCCCTGCCGCTGCTGCTGTCCCCCACACTCAACAACCTCGGCGAGGCTTACGTTCAGGAAAAGATCGACCTGGACGGCAAGCTGGCTGACATCATCAACGTCGCCTACGGTTTAGCCACCTCGGCCGCCACCACCAGCGGAAATGCGCTGGCCCGCGTGGTGCGCCACTTCGCCCACACGAAGGAAGGCGACAAGGAATCGATCCAGTACCACTACGACGTCTCCAACGACTTCTACAAGCTGTGGCTGGACCAGAACATGATCTATTCCTGCGCCTACTTCGAGAACGGCGACGAAACGCTCGACGAAGCGCAGTTGAAGAAGATCGACCACATCCTCACCAAGATCCGCCTGCAGCCTGGGCAGACATTGCTCGACATCGGCTGCGGCTGGGGTGCGCTGGTACTGCGCGCGGCGCAGAAGTACGGCGCGCGCTGTCTGGGCGTGACGCTGTCGCAAAACCAGTACGACCTCGCCACGGAACGCGTGCGCGCCGCAGGCCTGCAAGACCAGATCGAAATCCGCATCCAGGACTATCGAGACCTCACGGGCCAGTTTGACCGCATCACCAGCGTCGGCATGTTCGAGCACGTCGGGCGCAAGAACCTGCCGGGGTATTTCCGCCGCATGCACGACCTGCTGGCCGATGGCGGTATCGCCATGAACCACGGCATCACCTCCACCGACCCGGACGGCGGCGAAGCCTCGATGGGTGGCGGCGATTTCATCGACCGCTACGTCTTCCCGCAGGGCGAACTGCCGCATATCTCGCTCGCGCTCTCTGCCGCGCAGGATGGCGGCCTGGAGGCGCTTGACGTTGAAAGCCTGCGCCGCCACTATGCGCGCACGCTCGAGCACTGGGCCGAGCGCTTCGAGACCAACGGCGACACCATCCGCGCAATGGTCGGCGAGAAGAAATACCGCATCTGGCGGGTCTACCTGGCTGGCTGCGCACACGCCTTTGACGCCGACGAGATCTCGATCTTTCAGACCGTGCTGCAGAAGGCCGGCCAGTCGGCGGCATCGATCCCGTGGTCGCGCCGCTTTATCTACACGTGA
- the pdxH gene encoding pyridoxamine 5'-phosphate oxidase produces the protein MTSIADIRTEYARASLDIADVDANPLRQFRRWFDEALKAEVAEVNAMSLATVDAHGQPSARIVLLKNLDERGFTFFTNYASHKGEELAANPHAALLFHWIGLERQVRIQGIVEKVSEAESDAYYHSRPLGSRLGAWASEQSSEVPDRATLEAREAEYKQRFGDTPPRPPHWGGYRLLPECLEFWQGRPSRLHDRLEYRKQADGTWKIARLAP, from the coding sequence ATGACCTCCATCGCCGATATCCGCACTGAATACGCCCGCGCCTCGCTCGACATTGCCGACGTCGACGCCAACCCGTTGCGCCAGTTCCGCCGCTGGTTTGACGAAGCGCTCAAGGCCGAAGTGGCCGAGGTCAACGCCATGTCGCTCGCCACGGTCGACGCGCACGGCCAGCCGTCGGCCCGCATCGTCCTGCTCAAGAACCTGGACGAGCGCGGTTTCACCTTCTTCACCAACTACGCCAGCCACAAGGGCGAGGAACTGGCCGCCAACCCGCACGCGGCATTGCTGTTCCACTGGATTGGGCTGGAGCGCCAGGTGCGCATCCAGGGCATCGTCGAGAAAGTGTCGGAAGCCGAGAGCGATGCCTACTACCACTCGCGTCCGCTGGGCTCACGCCTGGGTGCTTGGGCATCGGAGCAAAGCAGCGAAGTGCCCGACCGCGCCACGCTGGAGGCTCGCGAAGCCGAATACAAGCAGCGTTTTGGCGACACCCCGCCCCGCCCGCCGCATTGGGGGGGCTACCGGTTGCTGCCCGAGTGCCTGGAGTTCTGGCAAGGCCGCCCGTCGCGCCTGCACGATCGGCTGGAATATCGCAAGCAAGCCGACGGCACCTGGAAGATCGCCCGCCTGGCCCCCTGA
- a CDS encoding sugar dehydrogenase complex small subunit translates to MATPSPSPEPAEAPFGLTRRQWLQGTLAVAAAGLVGSQVLRAVAQAPGEPLEAFMALSQALTARPTLDRAVGTRLLAALGKPGSDFVAQLRPLAQSLAAGTLSEAQQKTALRILEAWYLGVVDGNVVTYEQALMYSVVSDTLVIRTYCPNQPGFWAEPPVERQA, encoded by the coding sequence ATGGCCACCCCTTCTCCTTCCCCTGAACCCGCAGAGGCGCCTTTCGGGTTGACGCGCCGCCAGTGGTTGCAGGGCACGCTGGCCGTTGCGGCTGCCGGGCTGGTCGGCTCGCAGGTGCTGCGCGCGGTGGCGCAGGCCCCAGGTGAGCCGCTCGAAGCGTTCATGGCCTTGTCACAGGCGTTGACGGCCCGGCCGACGCTGGACCGTGCCGTCGGCACGCGCTTGCTGGCGGCGCTCGGCAAGCCGGGCAGCGACTTTGTCGCGCAGTTGCGGCCGCTGGCGCAATCGCTGGCGGCCGGCACGCTCTCCGAGGCGCAGCAGAAGACCGCGCTGCGCATTCTGGAGGCGTGGTACCTGGGCGTGGTCGACGGCAACGTTGTCACGTACGAACAGGCGCTGATGTACAGCGTGGTGTCCGATACGCTGGTCATCCGCACGTATTGCCCCAACCAGCCCGGCTTCTGGGCCGAGCCCCCCGTCGAGAGGCAAGCCTGA
- a CDS encoding GMC family oxidoreductase — MPDTQQADIVVVGSGVAGALVAYELARAGKSVLMLEAGPRLPRWEIVERFRNQADKMDFMAPYPSTPWAPHPEYGPPNNYLILKGEHKFNSQYIRAVGGTTWHWAASTWRFLPNDFKLRSVYGIARDWPLQYSDLERYYGRAEEALGVWGPNDEELGSPRSQPYPMTPLPLSFNERTIKEALNGYDPDFHVVTEPVARNSRPYDGRPTCCGNNNCMPICPIGAMYNGIFHVEKAEQAGARLIENAVVFRLEVGANKRIVAARYKDAKGVEHRVEGKWFVLAANGIETPKLMLMSTSQDFPKGVGNSSDMVGRNLMDHPGTGVSFYADRKLWPGRGPQEMTSLIGFRDGPFRATQAGKKLHLSNISRIEQETQRIFKEGKLIKPAELDARIRDQAARYVEFDSFHEILPLPENRIVPSATEVDAIGIPRPEITYHIDDYVKRSAVHTREVYATAAKVLGGTDVQFNDDFAPNNHITGATIMGADPKDSVVDKDCRTFDHPNLFISSSSTMPTVGTVNVTLTIAALALRIADQLKKEA, encoded by the coding sequence ATGCCCGATACCCAACAAGCCGATATCGTTGTGGTCGGCTCCGGCGTGGCCGGCGCGCTCGTGGCGTACGAACTGGCCCGCGCAGGCAAGTCGGTACTGATGCTCGAAGCGGGCCCGCGCCTGCCGCGCTGGGAGATCGTCGAGCGCTTCCGCAATCAGGCCGACAAGATGGATTTCATGGCGCCGTATCCGTCCACGCCGTGGGCGCCGCATCCGGAGTACGGCCCGCCCAACAACTACCTGATCCTCAAGGGCGAGCACAAATTCAACTCGCAGTACATCCGCGCGGTGGGCGGCACGACGTGGCACTGGGCGGCATCCACCTGGCGCTTTCTGCCGAACGATTTCAAGCTGCGCAGCGTGTACGGCATCGCGCGCGACTGGCCCTTGCAGTACAGCGATCTGGAGCGCTACTACGGCCGCGCAGAAGAAGCGCTCGGTGTGTGGGGCCCGAATGATGAGGAGCTTGGCTCCCCGCGCAGCCAGCCGTATCCGATGACCCCGCTGCCGCTATCGTTCAACGAGCGCACCATCAAGGAAGCGCTCAACGGGTACGACCCGGACTTCCACGTGGTGACCGAGCCGGTGGCGCGCAACAGCCGCCCCTACGATGGCCGACCGACCTGCTGCGGCAACAACAATTGCATGCCGATCTGCCCGATTGGGGCGATGTACAACGGCATCTTCCATGTGGAGAAGGCTGAGCAGGCCGGTGCACGCCTGATCGAAAACGCGGTGGTCTTCAGGCTGGAAGTCGGCGCCAACAAGCGCATCGTGGCCGCACGCTACAAGGATGCGAAGGGCGTCGAACACCGCGTGGAAGGCAAGTGGTTCGTGCTGGCTGCCAACGGTATCGAGACGCCCAAACTGATGTTGATGTCCACCAGCCAGGACTTTCCCAAGGGCGTGGGCAACAGCTCAGACATGGTGGGCCGCAACCTGATGGACCACCCCGGCACCGGCGTGAGCTTCTATGCCGACCGCAAGCTGTGGCCGGGGCGCGGGCCACAGGAGATGACCTCGCTGATCGGCTTTCGCGACGGGCCGTTCCGCGCCACGCAGGCGGGCAAGAAGCTGCACCTGTCGAACATCTCGCGCATTGAGCAGGAGACGCAGCGCATCTTCAAGGAGGGCAAGCTCATTAAGCCCGCCGAACTGGATGCGCGCATTCGCGATCAGGCCGCACGCTATGTGGAGTTCGACAGCTTTCACGAGATCCTGCCGCTGCCCGAGAACCGCATCGTGCCGAGCGCGACCGAGGTCGACGCGATCGGCATTCCTCGCCCCGAGATCACCTACCACATCGACGACTACGTCAAACGCAGCGCCGTGCACACGCGTGAGGTCTACGCCACGGCCGCCAAGGTGCTGGGCGGCACCGATGTGCAGTTCAACGATGACTTCGCGCCCAACAACCACATCACCGGCGCAACCATCATGGGTGCGGACCCGAAGGATTCTGTGGTCGACAAGGACTGCCGCACGTTCGACCACCCGAACCTGTTCATCAGCAGCAGTTCCACCATGCCCACGGTGGGCACTGTCAACGTGACGCTGACCATCGCAGCGCTGGCGTTGCGCATTGCCGATCAACTGAAGAAGGAGGCGTGA
- a CDS encoding cytochrome c, with amino-acid sequence MKAIAFFLLLAGVATVASAKDAPADTAQIKRGEYLAIAADCAACHTAPGGKAFAGGLPMPIPMLGTIYTSNITPDEKTGIGKWSYEDFERAVRKGVDDDGDNLYPAMPYPSYAKINDADMRDLYAYFRYGVPAVQNDPPPSTIRWPLNVRWPLKLWNLVFLKSEPYIPRGDKTPTWNRGAYLMQGLAHCGTCHTPRGFAMQEKAMDERGKGYLSGSTLAGWTAFNITSDPISGIGAWKPEQVVQYLRTGSVPGVAQAAGPMGEAVQHSFSRMTERDILAMAEYLRTVPAVSNNLERARQDWGKPATDVIALRGKPIETTIDAARLYLGNCATCHQADGRGTPDGYYPPLLHNSTVGARDTGNLVQVILHGIERKAGDRHIGMPAFGRALSDAQLAALTNYVTRQFGDPATPQMTAEGIAKQR; translated from the coding sequence ATGAAAGCGATCGCCTTTTTCCTGTTGCTTGCCGGCGTGGCGACTGTCGCTTCCGCCAAGGACGCACCGGCCGACACTGCGCAGATCAAGCGCGGCGAATATCTCGCCATTGCTGCCGATTGCGCAGCCTGCCACACGGCGCCGGGCGGCAAGGCTTTTGCGGGTGGCTTGCCGATGCCGATTCCGATGCTCGGCACGATCTACACCAGCAACATCACGCCCGATGAGAAGACCGGGATCGGCAAATGGAGCTACGAAGATTTCGAGCGGGCTGTGCGCAAGGGCGTGGACGACGATGGCGACAACCTGTATCCGGCCATGCCGTATCCCTCGTACGCGAAGATCAACGACGCGGACATGCGCGATCTCTACGCGTATTTCCGCTACGGCGTGCCGGCCGTGCAGAACGATCCGCCGCCCAGCACGATCCGCTGGCCGTTGAACGTGCGCTGGCCGCTCAAGCTGTGGAACCTGGTCTTCCTCAAGAGCGAGCCGTACATCCCCAGGGGCGACAAGACGCCGACTTGGAATCGCGGTGCCTACCTGATGCAGGGCCTCGCGCACTGCGGCACGTGCCACACGCCGCGCGGCTTTGCCATGCAGGAGAAGGCGATGGACGAGCGTGGCAAGGGCTATTTGTCGGGATCGACGCTGGCGGGCTGGACAGCGTTCAACATTACGTCTGACCCCATCAGCGGCATCGGCGCGTGGAAACCCGAGCAGGTTGTGCAGTACCTGCGCACCGGCAGCGTGCCGGGCGTGGCACAGGCAGCCGGGCCGATGGGCGAGGCGGTGCAGCACAGCTTCTCGCGCATGACTGAACGCGACATCCTGGCGATGGCGGAGTACCTGCGCACCGTGCCCGCCGTCAGCAATAACCTGGAGCGCGCGCGGCAGGACTGGGGCAAGCCCGCCACCGACGTGATCGCGCTGCGCGGCAAACCGATCGAAACCACCATCGACGCAGCACGCCTGTATCTCGGCAACTGCGCCACCTGCCATCAGGCCGATGGACGCGGCACCCCCGATGGCTACTACCCGCCGTTGCTGCACAACTCCACGGTGGGGGCGCGGGACACGGGCAACCTGGTGCAGGTGATCCTGCATGGCATCGAGCGCAAGGCCGGGGATCGGCACATCGGCATGCCCGCGTTCGGGCGCGCGCTGTCAGACGCGCAACTCGCAGCGCTGACAAACTATGTGACACGGCAGTTTGGTGATCCGGCCACGCCGCAGATGACGGCAGAGGGGATTGCGAAGCAGCGCTGA
- a CDS encoding AsmA family protein yields MRTSGKLALGLVISPVVIVAAAVIFVLTFDWNRAKPYLNDHVSQAIGRAFAINGDLMLTWKKPEGETGWRAYVPWPRLIANDITVGNPDWTKQPHVATIHQLTFVLEALPLLAHRIVIPSVTLDTPAIALERDKQNRNNWTFDLAGGNDNKPSDWKLELREIAFSKGALALDDDMKRIHLAATIDTVDNQVLYTAANGTTIKSDEQPAQVPTASGPTASDAAAKAPVAPDPQQPYGIAWTVKGTYNNAAISGSGKAGGVLRLQDAGRPYPLQADVTVGKTRIDLAGTLTNPASLTALDLRLHLSGASMAHLYPLTGVVLPDTPPFDTRGHLIGELRKQGSTWRYEKFTGRVGGSDLSGSLTFAMREPRPLLTGELVSHQLLFADLAPIIGADSNASKAKRADPGAEASEKTVRQPADKVLPVEPFRTDRWNAIDADVKFTGERIIHSTDLPIDHLVTHVKLQDAVLTLDPLNFGIAGGTLTSNIQLDGHATPMQARAALAARHFKIKQLFPKIESMRASVGEINGDARLSATGNSVATLLGSSNGEMKVLVEQGTISKFILEAMGLNVGNVILTKLFGDKQVTINCAAGDFAVSNGLAQARTFVVDTQDAVIDVTGATSFKQEALDFTIHPDSKGLRVLSLRTPLYVKGTYKHPDVSINPAVVALRAGGAVALAFAAPVAAVLPVLELKPSPDSPCVKLLADVRQRPTAPPPGKTYRSNNPGRTPEGDLKSAQPAPHTSTPPARDPLTSGG; encoded by the coding sequence ATGCGAACCTCCGGCAAACTTGCCCTCGGACTGGTCATCTCGCCCGTTGTCATCGTGGCAGCGGCGGTCATCTTTGTGCTGACGTTCGACTGGAACCGCGCCAAGCCGTACCTGAACGACCACGTCTCGCAAGCGATCGGCCGTGCGTTCGCCATCAACGGCGACCTGATGCTGACGTGGAAGAAGCCCGAAGGCGAAACCGGTTGGCGTGCCTATGTGCCCTGGCCACGCCTGATCGCCAATGACATCACCGTCGGCAATCCGGATTGGACCAAGCAGCCGCATGTGGCGACGATCCACCAACTCACCTTCGTGCTGGAAGCACTGCCGCTGCTGGCGCACCGCATCGTCATCCCGAGTGTCACGCTGGATACGCCGGCCATTGCACTGGAGCGCGACAAGCAGAACCGTAACAACTGGACGTTCGACCTCGCCGGCGGCAACGACAACAAGCCCTCCGACTGGAAGCTGGAACTGCGCGAAATCGCCTTCAGCAAGGGCGCGCTGGCGCTGGATGACGACATGAAGCGCATCCATCTGGCAGCCACCATCGATACGGTCGACAACCAAGTGCTGTACACCGCCGCCAATGGCACGACCATCAAGAGCGACGAGCAACCGGCCCAGGTGCCTACCGCTTCCGGCCCCACAGCCTCCGATGCCGCCGCCAAGGCGCCGGTCGCGCCTGACCCGCAGCAACCTTACGGCATCGCCTGGACGGTCAAGGGCACCTACAACAACGCCGCCATCAGCGGCAGTGGCAAGGCTGGTGGCGTGCTGCGCTTGCAGGACGCCGGCCGCCCCTACCCGTTGCAGGCCGATGTGACGGTCGGCAAGACACGCATCGACTTGGCGGGCACGCTCACCAACCCGGCTAGCCTGACCGCGCTGGACCTGCGCCTGCACCTTTCCGGCGCGAGTATGGCGCACCTGTATCCGCTGACCGGCGTGGTGCTGCCCGATACGCCGCCCTTCGACACACGCGGCCACCTCATCGGCGAGCTGCGCAAACAGGGCTCAACTTGGCGCTACGAGAAGTTCACTGGCCGCGTGGGCGGTTCCGACCTGAGCGGCTCGCTCACCTTCGCGATGCGCGAGCCACGCCCGCTGTTGACCGGCGAGCTGGTCTCGCACCAACTGCTGTTTGCCGACCTCGCGCCGATCATCGGTGCTGACTCCAACGCCAGCAAGGCCAAACGCGCTGACCCCGGTGCCGAAGCCAGCGAAAAGACCGTGCGCCAGCCGGCCGACAAGGTGCTGCCAGTCGAGCCCTTCCGCACCGACCGCTGGAACGCCATCGACGCCGACGTGAAATTCACCGGCGAGCGCATCATCCACAGCACCGACCTGCCGATCGACCACCTCGTCACGCACGTCAAGCTGCAGGACGCGGTGCTTACGCTCGATCCGCTCAACTTCGGCATTGCGGGCGGCACGCTCACCTCCAACATCCAGCTCGATGGCCATGCCACGCCGATGCAGGCACGCGCGGCATTGGCAGCGCGGCATTTCAAGATCAAGCAGTTGTTCCCGAAGATCGAATCGATGCGCGCCAGTGTGGGCGAGATCAACGGCGACGCACGCCTGTCCGCCACCGGCAACTCGGTTGCCACGCTGCTCGGCTCGTCCAACGGCGAGATGAAGGTGCTCGTGGAGCAAGGCACCATCAGCAAGTTCATCCTCGAAGCGATGGGGTTGAACGTCGGGAACGTGATCCTCACCAAGCTCTTTGGCGACAAGCAGGTCACCATCAACTGCGCGGCCGGCGACTTTGCGGTGAGCAACGGTTTGGCGCAGGCGCGCACCTTTGTGGTGGACACGCAGGATGCCGTGATCGACGTGACCGGTGCGACGAGCTTCAAGCAGGAGGCGCTGGACTTCACCATCCATCCGGATTCGAAGGGGCTGCGCGTGCTCTCGCTGCGCACGCCGCTGTATGTGAAGGGCACGTACAAGCATCCGGATGTGTCGATCAACCCGGCCGTGGTGGCGCTGCGCGCAGGCGGTGCGGTGGCGCTCGCCTTTGCCGCGCCGGTGGCGGCGGTGCTGCCGGTGCTGGAACTCAAACCCTCCCCGGACAGCCCCTGCGTCAAGCTGCTGGCAGACGTGCGCCAGCGTCCCACTGCCCCGCCGCCAGGCAAGACCTATCGCAGCAATAACCCGGGGCGCACACCCGAGGGCGATTTGAAATCGGCGCAGCCCGCCCCGCACACAAGCACGCCGCCCGCGCGCGATCCGCTGACGAGCGGCGGCTAA